In Bradysia coprophila strain Holo2 unplaced genomic scaffold, BU_Bcop_v1 contig_358, whole genome shotgun sequence, one DNA window encodes the following:
- the LOC119081811 gene encoding LIM/homeobox protein Awh-like isoform X1 gives MDTKIDIKQEKQTCMECGIHIFDEYSLGFEGSSWHKDCIKCCLCLKPLIESTKCFMKDNRLYCREDYINTFSKKCSKCFRPITSMDWARRAKNLIFHLACFSCDLCDRQLSTGEDFALMAEQILCREHYLETVEVETGSSDGSIVGEDGNKKKIKRIRTAFTEEQLEVLQSNFQIDCNPDGQDLERIALNAGLSKRVTQVWFQNARARQKKHSYFGKRKNPYPMNGDSSYTSCHLNSFVQNQQIGSHTSLNVQLQGSVLL, from the exons ATGGATACTAAAATCGATATCAAACAG gaAAAGCAAACTTGCATGGAATGTGGAATTCATATTTTCGACGAATATTCACTCGGATTTGAAGGATCATCCTGGCACAAAGACTGTATAAAATGCTGTTTATGCTTAAAGCCGCTTATCGAATCGACAAAATGCTTCATGAAAGATAATCGACTCTACTGTCGAGAAGACTATATAAA CACTTTTTCCAAGAAATGTTCAAAATGTTTCCGTCCAATAACATCCATGGATTGGGCTCGTCGAGCCAAAAACCTAATATTCCATCTAGCATGTTTTTCGTGTGACCTATGCGATCGACAACTTTCAACTGGTGAAGATTTTGCATTAATGGCCGAACAGATCTTATGCCGCGAACACTATTTAGAAACAGTTGAAGTAGAGACAGGGTCTAGTGACG GAAGTATTGTCGGCGAAGATggtaacaaaaagaaaatcaaaagaattcgAACAGCATTTACCGAAGAACAACTCGAGGTTCTGCAATCAAACTTTCAAATCGATTGCAATCCAGATGGTCAGGATTTAGAACGTATCGCTCTTAATGCTGGATTAAGTAAGCGTGTCACACAAGTTTG GTTTCAAAACGCTCGGGCTCGTCAGAAGAAGCATTCATACTTTGGAAAGCGAAAAA ATCCATACCCTATGAACGGAGACAGTTCTTACACATCGTGTCATTTGAAtagttttgtacaaaatcaacaaatagGATCACATACATCACTAAACGTTCAACTTCAGGGCAGTGTGCTGTTATAA
- the LOC119081721 gene encoding intraflagellar transport protein 122 homolog: MRAIPKWIDRISEQTHNNEATSIQSLCYSPSGNQLLVATGNRVLVYEPIEGILLDALGAHKDTVYCLGYAKDGKKFASGGADKSVIVWMNTKDGLLKYTHNDSVLCLAFNPVSHTLASCSANDLAFWSADQKAIQKHKLGIKITCCAWTNDGQYIALGLQSGSVSIRNKAGEERGRVERPASSPVSGVAWNPSNSNDSADTLCVIDWGQTISFFSLGGQMIGKERSLGFDPLTLGYSPDGEFITVAGCNKAIQLFTKDGIRLGVLGETHESWIWSTAISPSGGSIVVGCQDGTVASYNLAFSTVHALYRERYAFRENMCDVIIQHLVSGQKVRIKCRDLVQKLAIYRNRLAVQLPERVVLYELNSGEHQPMHYKVKEKISKKFDCSLLVVCGMNLVLCQEKKLQSLDFTGTLQREWIMDSYIRYIKVTGGPQGKEGLLLGLKNGQVWRIFLDNPLPILVTTVLSSVRCLDINSTRTKLAVVDDSGRLVVRDLLTDTMLYQDSGVNSVAWNTHLQSMVCYSHTTGGLSVRVGSLPPRSPQNMTGVVVGVCGSTAFCLRGNAMHNIPLALGSTMWQFVESGLFEDAYQVACLGVPINDWEGLAQSAVDALQFQVAKDAYVKVRNLPWLELISDLRERQKRGDVPKEVLQADSLAFAGKFKEAARLYQKSGHNSKALAMYSDLRMFDLAQEFLKDGDANDRKDLVRRRAEWACSVHEPRAAAELLLAAGENERAIEIVAEQGWADVLYDIGRRLSQSEKNALELVAANLRRLKALPLAAEIYRKLGEESEVVHLHVEARDWAEAFRLAEHLPQVLPSVHLQHAQWLADSDQFLAAQEAYLLAGKPDEASKLLKNLAECAISEERFLDASYYTWLRARQFLQLMENEDSMNTSKSPLENYTSLHRLSTIYYAYSTLHSYLKEPFTSSPPLTLFNTSRYVANQINIDSGMPPKGISMFAVLYTLSKQAKVLSANKLYLQVNNRLQSLKAPPGIQEQVDVNFISSKSCPGGFNDPEELLPLCYKCSNYSSHLRGNRCPSCQSDYMFSFVSFEILPLVEFYPESDINDSEVERLLMAPPKPNMGQSDPFADTMIHEDITDTLALTLDRDALRAVDPISVLIVKWPKPLKTKYYRNLLPELQISICSECLQAFHSEDFEMQVLLKGHCPFCRTPSENLYQN, translated from the exons TATTCAATCACTCTGCTACAGTCCTAGTGGAAATCAACTACTCGTAGCTACTGGTAACCGAGTTTTGGTCTATGAACCGATTGAGGGAATTTTACTGGATGCTTTGGGCGCCCACAAAGATACCGTCTACTGTTTGGGCTATGCTAAGGATGGGAAGAAGTTTGCGTCAGGTGGAGCTGATAAGTCGGTAATCGTTTGGATGAACACTAAAGATGGTCTGTTAAAATACAC TCACAACGACTCTGTGTTATGCTTGGCATTCAATCCAGTTTCTCACACACTAGCTTCTTGTTCGGCAAATGATCTTGCTTTTTGGTCAGCCGATCAAAAAGCTATTCAAAAACACAAACTCGGGATTAAGATCACTTGTTGCGCGTGGACGAATGATGGGCAATACATCGCACTGGGACTACAAAGTGGTAGCGTATCGATTCGAAATAAA GCTGGCGAGGAAAGAGGGAGAGTTGAAAGACCAGCATCAAGTCCCGTTTCAGGTGTTGCCTGGAATCCGTCCAACAGTAACGATTCTGCTGATACACTTTGCGTTATTGACTGGGGACAAACTATTTCGTTCTTTTCTCTCGGCGGTCAAATGATTGGAAAAGAGCGTTCCCTTGGTTTCGATCCATTAACACTGGGTTATTCACCAGATGGTGAATTTATTACGGTTGCTGGTTGCAACAAAGCCATTCAGCTATTTACAAAAGATGGAATTCGTTTGGGAGTTTTGGGTGAAACACATGAAAGCTGGATTTGGTCAACAGCAATAAGCCCTTCAGGTGGTTCAATAGTTGTGGGATGCCAGGATGGCACAGTAGCCAGTTACAATCTGGCTTTCAGCACTGTTCACGCATTATACCGGGAACGTTATGCCTTCCGCGAGAATATGTGCGATGTCATAATTCAGCATTTGGTTTCCGGTCAAAAAGTTCGTATCAAATGTCGTGATTTAGTTCAGAAGTTAGCAATCTATCGGAACAGATTAGCCGTTCAGCTACCGGAACGCGTTGTTTTGTATGAGTTGAATTCTGGTGAGCATCAGCCAATGCACTACAAggtcaaagaaaaaatttctaaaaaatttgactgcaGCTTGTTAGTCGTTTGTGGGATGAATTTAGTTTTGTGTCAAGAGAAGAAACTACAAAGCTTAGATTTTACTGGTACTTTGCAAAGAGAATGGATCATGGACAGCTATATTCGATACATTAAAGTCACAGGTGGTCCACAAGGCAAAGAGGGATTATTGCTGGGCCTGAAAAATGGTCAAGTCTGGCGAATATTTTTGGATAATCCGTTGCCCATTTTGGTAACGACAGTACTATCGTCCGTCAGATGTTTAGATATAAATTCAACTAGAACTAAACTGGCAGTTGTAGATGACTCTGGTCGTTTAGTTGTGAGAGACCTATTAACTGACACCATGCTGTATCAG GACTCGGGAGTAAATTCGGTTGCGTGGAACACACATTTACAATCGATGGTATGCTATTCTCATACAACTGGTGGACTGAGCGTTAGAGTCGGCTCGTTGCCTCCAAGAAGTCCTCAAAACATGACAGGTGTTGTGGTTGGCGTATGCGGTTCAACAGCTTTCTGTTTACGAGGAAATGCAATGCACAATATACCATTAGCTCTGGGGTCCACGATGTGGCAGTTTGTAGAGTCTGGTTTGTTTGA AGATGCGTACCAAGTAGCATGTTTAGGTGTGCCAATCAATGATTGGGAAGGTTTAGCTCAATCAGCTGTTGATGCATTGCAATTTCAAGTAGCTAAGGATGCTTATGTTAAAGTCCGAAATTTGCCTTGGCTTGAATTAATAAGCGACCTGCGTGAACGACAGAAAAGAGGAGATGTACCGAAGGAAGTACTTCAGGCCGACAGTTTAGCGTTTGCAGGAAAATTCAAAGAAGCGGCTCGTTTATATCAAAAGAGTGGACATAACAGCAAAGCATTAGCAATGTACAGCGATTTACGAATGTTTGATCTGGCTCAGGAATTCTTAAAGGATGGGGATGCAAATGATCGGAAAGATTTAGTGAGACGGCGTGCAGAATGGGCTTGCTCTGTTCATGAGCCAAGAGCTGCTGCTGAACTCTTATTGGCTGCTGGTGAAAATGAACGAGCGATCGAAATTGTGGCGGAGCAGGGATGGGCAGAcgt ACTCTACGATATTGGCCGACGATTGagtcaaagcgaaaaaaacgCCTTAGAACTGGTAGCCGCGAATTTACGAAGGCTAAAGGCTTTGCCATTGGCTGCTGAAATCTACCGGAAATTGGGAGAAGAATCTGAAGTGGTTCACCTGCACGTCGAAGCACGTGACTGGGCAGAAGCTTTCCGTTTAGCAGAACATTTGCCACAAGTTCTGCCATCTGTACATTTACAACATGCTCAATGGCTGGCagattcggatcaatttctgGCAGCACAAGAAGCATATCTATTGGCTGGTAAGCCTGACGAAGCCTCGAAACTCTTGAAGAATTTGGCTGAATGTGCGATTTCTGAAGAACGGTTTTTGGATGCCAGCTATTATACTTGGCTTAGAGCTAGGCAGTTTCTTCAGTTAATGGAAAATGAGGA TTCAATGAACACATCTAAATCACCACTTGAAAATTACACATCATTGCATCGATTATCGACCATTTATTATGCGTACAGTACTTTACATAGTTATCTTAAAGAGCCATTTACAAGCAGTCCACCGTTAACCCTCTTCAACACGAGTCGATATGTAGCTAATCAAATTAATATTGACTCAGGAATGCCACCGAAAGGGATCAGCATGtt TGCTGTCTTATATACGTTATCCAAACAAGCCAAAGTTTTGTCGGCAAACAAACTCTATTTACAAGTTAACAATCGTCTGCAATCACTGAAAGCACCACCGGGAATTCAGGAACAAGTTGAT GTTAATTTCATATCAAGTAAATCATGTCCTGGCGGTTTTAACGATCCAGAAGAACTTTTACCACTTTGCTATAAATGCTCAAATTATAGCTCTCACTTACGGGGAAATCGATGCCCGTCGTGTCAGTCGGATTACATGTTTTCGTTTGTGTCGTTTG aaattcTGCCACTTGTCGAATTTTATCCAGAATCGGATATAAACGACAGCGAGGTTGAACGTCTGCTAATGGCACCACCTAAACCCAATATGGGCCAATCAGATCCATTCGCCGATACTATGATTCATGAAGACATTACCGATACATTAGCGTTGACGTTAGATCGAGACGCTCTACGGGCTGTAGATCCGATATCTGTGTTAATCGTTAAATGGCCAAAACcattgaaaacgaaatattaTCGAAATCTGTTGCCTGAACTGCAGATCAGCATTTGCTCTGAATGCTTGCAG GCATTCCATTCGGAAGATTTTGAAATGCAAGTTCTACTGAAAGGACATTGTCCATTTTGCCGAACTCCTTCGGAGAACTTGTATCAAAATTAG
- the LOC119081839 gene encoding uncharacterized protein LOC119081839, whose amino-acid sequence MSRQRAGKRRNFVTNNPDEKFQLSELIEGIRQYQDEEYKAMQAEFDRVEQLLASEPSSKLSRLWEPNAKVSNLWKTRSLPTDKTQPQDQTTENPPHCVQEYRNTGVVQNHYRYVKWILLFFLMLFFGMLTKLYTGRLVNNVVSIFEYLRLKIKN is encoded by the exons ATGAGCCGTCAACGAGCTggaaaaagaa GAAATTTCGTTACAAACAATCCCgacgaaaaatttcaattgtctgAATTAATAGAAGGCATAAGACAGTACCAAGACGAGGAATATAAAGCAATGCAAGCTGAGTTCGATC GCGTTGAACAGCTCCTAGCTTCTGAGCCCAGCTCTAAGCTGAGCCGCCTGTGGGAGCCCAATGCTAAAGTAAGCAATTTATGGAAAACACGGTCGTTGCCAACTGATAAAACGCAACCTCAAGATCAGACAACAGAAAATCCACCACATTGTGTACAAGAATATAGAAATACGGGCGTCGTGCAAAATCACTATCGATATGTAAAATGGATATTGTTGTTCTTTTTGATGCTTTTCTTCGGCATGTTGACGAAATTGTACACTGGGCGATTAGTCAATAATGTTGTCAGCATTTTCGAATACCTAcgcttgaaaataaaaaattga
- the LOC119081811 gene encoding LIM/homeobox protein Awh-like isoform X2 codes for MECGIHIFDEYSLGFEGSSWHKDCIKCCLCLKPLIESTKCFMKDNRLYCREDYINTFSKKCSKCFRPITSMDWARRAKNLIFHLACFSCDLCDRQLSTGEDFALMAEQILCREHYLETVEVETGSSDGSIVGEDGNKKKIKRIRTAFTEEQLEVLQSNFQIDCNPDGQDLERIALNAGLSKRVTQVWFQNARARQKKHSYFGKRKNPYPMNGDSSYTSCHLNSFVQNQQIGSHTSLNVQLQGSVLL; via the exons ATGGAATGTGGAATTCATATTTTCGACGAATATTCACTCGGATTTGAAGGATCATCCTGGCACAAAGACTGTATAAAATGCTGTTTATGCTTAAAGCCGCTTATCGAATCGACAAAATGCTTCATGAAAGATAATCGACTCTACTGTCGAGAAGACTATATAAA CACTTTTTCCAAGAAATGTTCAAAATGTTTCCGTCCAATAACATCCATGGATTGGGCTCGTCGAGCCAAAAACCTAATATTCCATCTAGCATGTTTTTCGTGTGACCTATGCGATCGACAACTTTCAACTGGTGAAGATTTTGCATTAATGGCCGAACAGATCTTATGCCGCGAACACTATTTAGAAACAGTTGAAGTAGAGACAGGGTCTAGTGACG GAAGTATTGTCGGCGAAGATggtaacaaaaagaaaatcaaaagaattcgAACAGCATTTACCGAAGAACAACTCGAGGTTCTGCAATCAAACTTTCAAATCGATTGCAATCCAGATGGTCAGGATTTAGAACGTATCGCTCTTAATGCTGGATTAAGTAAGCGTGTCACACAAGTTTG GTTTCAAAACGCTCGGGCTCGTCAGAAGAAGCATTCATACTTTGGAAAGCGAAAAA ATCCATACCCTATGAACGGAGACAGTTCTTACACATCGTGTCATTTGAAtagttttgtacaaaatcaacaaatagGATCACATACATCACTAAACGTTCAACTTCAGGGCAGTGTGCTGTTATAA
- the LOC119081813 gene encoding uncharacterized protein LOC119081813, with protein MFKIYLAACFIQVFSIGCLSQASNLGIKTNGPYSELLQHVYLKSVEWHSLIDNKFYEVHSNLSRVIMDVNGHSVTSLVKGVAKLETLRSQVKAFLNSRTADDQNCISKIHTKTDKLLFKMGTKISDCAVLADQQIQGISNKKIDLGTDILEVSELLLSGTLEVITDHFARGGSFNDLPDIQEEYEEAFAEADDEIYNEVIPNIHDEMNSMREEALDIPAAVEECVSNVLTRLNDVVGDTGKLVERCGTK; from the exons atgttcaaaatatacTTAGCTGCTTGTTTCATTCAAGTTTTCTCGATCGGATGCTTGTCACAG GCTAGCAATCTAGGCATTAAAACAAACGGTCCGTATTCTGAGCTTCTTCAACATGTGTACTTGAAAAGCGTAGAGTGGCACTCTCTAATTGATAATAAGTTCTATGAAGTTCATTCTAATCTGAGCCGAGTCATAATGGACGTTAACGGCCATTCAGTGACATCATTGGTTAAAGGAGTGGCAAAACTGGAAACACTTCGTAGTCAAGTGAAGGCCTTCTTAAATTCACGTACAGCAGATGACCAGAATTGTATAAGCAAAATTCACACCAAAACGGAcaaattattgtttaaaatGGGCACTAAGATTTCCGATTGCGCTGTTCTTGCCGACCAACAAATCCAAGGTatctcaaataaaaaaattgatttgggTACAGACATCTTAGAAGTCTCTGAGCTGTTATTATCTGGAACACTGGAAGTTATTACCGATCACTTCGCTAGAGGAGGATCGTTTAATGATCTGCCGGACATTCAAGAGGAATACGAGGAGGCATTCGCTGAAGCAGACGATGAAATTTACAACGAAGTAATTCCGAACATTCATGACGAAATGAATTCAATGAGAGAAGAAGCGCTAGACATACCCGCTGCTGTTGAAGAGTGTGTCAGCAATGTCCTAACTAGATTGAATGATGTCGTTGGTGACACTGGTAAATTGGTAGAAAGATGTGgaacaaagtaa
- the LOC119081734 gene encoding ATP-dependent RNA helicase vasa-like → MASTFDNTYGFGSSRASDLNSGGYQPRRSNWICSNSSCAATNFGNRDECFKCHEEKGDAVDAPADSNFKPRQRTEWICTDTSCATKNFGHRTECFKCYAAKGDAEDVAAEPYKPRASDWICTNSSCALKNFGNRFECFKCHEPKGDAQDAPEDYTPPARQKMEWYCTDSSCGARNFQSRTECFKCSEPKGDAQDVPADSSGGNKTRANDWICTNSSCGVKNFGSRNECFKCQEPKGDAQDAPEDSSGGNRPKDWICSSSSCGVKNFASRSECFKCSEPKGDAQDAPDSGTGGAQDDKPKESYIPTEANEDEIFTMNIAAGINFCKLQDIPVTVTGDNVPPPCRNFAEADLRPFVLENITRSGYTTPTPVQQNAIPIISSGRDLMACAQTGSGKTAAFLIPIINKLLTDERDMMPGSPHVLIVSPTRELVTQIYYEAKKFSAGSFLKVCQIYGGTVTSHQSSNLAHGCHILVATPGRLQHFLDSGYVDFKAIRFAVLDEADRMLDMGFVEAAEKIMGHPTMVPVGTRQTLMFSATFAEEVKTLAAKYLHDYLFLAIGVVGGASQDVEQIIHAVPKLEKREKLTEILDAEDPSGTIVFVATQRTADFLATLMSESKHPTTSIHGARLQSQREQALRDFKSNNMKILIATSVAARGLDIPNVSHVINYDLPKEIDDYVHRIGRTGRVGNKGKATSFYDEEQDASLVPDLIKVLEGAGQTVPDFLQGGGGGQTGGGNADDEEW, encoded by the exons ATGGCATCCACATTTGACAATACTTAC GGATTCGGAAGTTCAAGAGCGTCTGACTTAAATAGCGGTGGATATCAGCCTCGTCGTTCCAATTGGATTTGTTCAAATTCCAGCTGCGCAGCAACTAACTTCGGTAATCGGGATGAGTGCTTCAAATGTCATGAAGAAAAAGGGGATGCTGTAGATGCTCCGGCCGACTCCAACTTTAAACCGCGTCAGCGAACTGAATGGATTTGCACCGATACCAGTTGTGCAACGAAAAACTTTGGACACCGTACCGAATGTTTTAAATGCTACGCAGCGAAAGGTGATGCCGAAGATGTTGCAGCCGAGCCATATAAGCCTCGTGCAAGCGATTGGATTTGCACCAACTCAAGCTGTGCCCTCAAAAACTTTGGCAATCGATTTGAATGCTTTAAGTGTCATGAACCGAAGGGCGACGCACAAGATGCTCCTGAAGATTATACACCGCCGGCGCGTCAGAAAATGGAATGGTACTGCACTGATTCCAGTTGTGGAGCGAGAAATTTCCAGAGTCGAACCGAATGCTTCAAGTGTAGCGAACCGAAAGGTGATGCCCAAGATGTTCCAGCTGACTCTTCGGGTGGAAACAAAACTCGTGCGAACGATTGGATTTGTACAAACTCCAGCTGTGGAGTTAAGAATTTCGGCAGTCGAAACGAATGCTTTAAATGTCAAGAACCGAAGGGAGACGCACAAGATGCGCCAGAAGATTCATCGGGCGGCAATCGTCCCAAAGACTGGATTTGCTCAAGCTCCAGTTgcggagtaaaaaattttgcaaGTCGCAGTGAATGTTTCAAGTGTTCGGAACCGAAGGGAGATGCTCAAGACGCACCTGACTCAGGAACTGGCGGTGCACAGGATGATAAGCCGAAGGAATCGTATATTCCGACAGAAGCCAATGAAGACGAGATATTCACCATGAATATTGCTGCTGGCATTAACTTTTGCAAACTGCAAGATATTCCCGTTACAGTAACCGGCGACAATGTACCACCACCATGCAGAAATTTCGCTGAAGCAGATCTTCGCCCGTTTGTCCTCGAAAATATTACGAGAAGTGGCTATACTACCCCTACACCGGTACAACAGAATGCTATTCCGATTATATCTTCCGGACGAGATTTGATGGCCTGTGCTCAAACtggttcgggaaaaactgccGCATTCCTTATACCGATCATCAACAAACTATTGACGGACGAGCGTGATATGATGCCTGGGAGTCCGCATGTTTTAATCGTTTCTCCCACTAGAGAATTAGTGACTCAG ATTTACTACGaagcaaagaaattttctgccGGCAGCTTTCTCAAAGTCTGCCAAATTTATGGAGGCACCGTAACGAGCCATCAAAGTTCTAACCTTGCT CACGGCTGTCATATTTTGGTGGCTACACCTGGACGTTTGCAACATTTCTTGGACAGCGGATACGTCGATTTTAAAGCTATCCGTTTTGCTGTACTTGATGAGGCCGATCGCATGCTGGACATGGGCTTCGTAGAAGCCGCTGAGAAAATTATGGGACATCCGACAATGGTTCCAGTTGGAACACGACAAACGCTCATGTTTTCCGCAACATTTGCTGAGGAAGTGAAGACTTTGGCCGCCAAGTATCTCCATGATTATCTGTTCTTGGCCATTGGTGTCGTTGGTGGCGCTTCGCAGGACGTCGAACAGATCATCCACGCGGTTCCAAAACTTGAGAAGAGAGAGAAATTAACCGAAATTCTCGACGCTGAAGATCCGAGCGGTACAATTGTTTTCGTTGCGACACAACGGACTGCTGACTTTTTGGCCACATTGATGTCGGAGTCGAAACATCCAACAACATCGATTCATGGTGCTCGATTGCAGAGTCAACGGGAACAAGCCCTTCGTGATTTCAAATCGaataacatgaaaattttaattgcaacGTCAGTTGCTGCCCGCGGTTTAGACATACCGAACGTGAGCCACGTTATAAATTATGATCTGCCCAAGGAAATTGACGACTATGTTCACCGTATTGGAAGAACTGGACGCGTCGGAAACAAAGGAAAAGCGACTAGTTTCTACGATGAAgaacag GATGCATCGCTTGTACCCGATTTGATAAAAGTATTGGAAGGAGCAGGCCAGACTGTTCCCGATTTTCTGCAAGGCGGTGGCGGTGGACAAACCGGCGGAGGCAACGCGGATGATGAGGAGTGGTAA